The sequence ACCGCCAATTAAGCCCAACCCAATTATAGTGATGTGCGCCATATCGTACCTCTTTCAAAGGACCCTACACCCCGAGCCAAGATCAGCGAAATAAAGGAAATCACACGTCTTCAATTCTCCCAATCAGCCTGATAAAGCAACACAGCCATCTCGTCAGATGGATGAGGCTGATCATGCTGGGAGATAAGGCTGATAACCCGTGACGAACAGCCGGCTTGTCTAGCCATTTCTGCACCAATGCGGGCGTGATGCTCATGCACATAGAAACAATAGCGCCAACTATCCCTCTTATTTGAAGCGATTCTAGCCAGCATCCTCGCATTCAGCCCTTCAAGCAAGACTATAGCCCCACGGATCCGCAAGCCAAAACGCGCCTCCACCTTGCCGACATCATGCAACAGAGCAGCTCTCAATAAATCCTGACTCTCCTGACCCTGACGACGCAAATGCGAGAAGACATCGACGCAGTGTCGTTGATCAGCCAGCTCCATGCGTTCAAAGAGCGCCCGCTCCCCCACATTGAGATACCTCACCAAAACGGCCCTGTCCTCTGCCCCAATACTAGCTCGCCAGGCAGAGAGAAATTGCCTAAGGCGATGTCCGATCCTCATCTTTTAAAGACTACCATTATCCAAGCACAGCGTGCAACAATAGCTGTGAGGCCGGTTCGAGCACGTGTCCGATAAGGCCAAGCCTGGTATAGGCATCAAGGAGGATTAACAGCAGCAGCAGACCGGGACCGTACGCCTCATATCGAGAGAGAAGATAAGCCTGACGAGTGGGAAGAAGTCCCAGAAGTACCTTGAAGCCATCTAAGGGTGGAATAGGAATCAAGTTGAAGATGGCAATAACGATATTAACGAAAACGATGTAATATAACAAGTACATCAGGAAGGTGTAGGACAACAAAAAGTAGAACAGGTCAAAACGCAAAGGTATGGCAAAGATGACGGCCGTGGCCAGGTTAGACGCCGGGCCGGCTAGCGAGACTACAGCCATCCCTGTCTTTGGACCGTTACGGAGGTTATAAGGATTGACCGGCACCGGTTTGCCCCAACCGATACCAAAGCCAGCGATAGCTGTCATTATCATCATGAGGGTTCCTAAGGGATCGAGATGAGCAAGAGGGTTAAGAGTCAGACGACCCTGATATTTAGCTGTGGGATCTCCCAGGTTGTACGCCATCCAGGCATGACAGGCCTCATGGACCGAGATAGCCACTAAGAGAGCAATAA comes from Chloroflexota bacterium and encodes:
- a CDS encoding HDIG domain-containing protein — translated: MRIGHRLRQFLSAWRASIGAEDRAVLVRYLNVGERALFERMELADQRHCVDVFSHLRRQGQESQDLLRAALLHDVGKVEARFGLRIRGAIVLLEGLNARMLARIASNKRDSWRYCFYVHEHHARIGAEMARQAGCSSRVISLISQHDQPHPSDEMAVLLYQADWEN
- a CDS encoding site-2 protease family protein, which produces MSLLYIVIALLVAISVHEACHAWMAYNLGDPTAKYQGRLTLNPLAHLDPLGTLMMIMTAIAGFGIGWGKPVPVNPYNLRNGPKTGMAVVSLAGPASNLATAVIFAIPLRFDLFYFLLSYTFLMYLLYYIVFVNIVIAIFNLIPIPPLDGFKVLLGLLPTRQAYLLSRYEAYGPGLLLLLILLDAYTRLGLIGHVLEPASQLLLHAVLG